In Desulfobacter hydrogenophilus, the genomic stretch TGTGTTTTTTTCTATAATATCCGATACAATATCCGAGGGCTGATGATATTCCCCTGTATCGGCCGCTTCGGCCTGGACCAGTTTCTGCCTGTGGTATGCTGCAATGGCGTCATCATTGCGGGTCAACTCTTTTTGAGACCGTTTTATTTTTACGCTACTGTTATTCCGGCGGGGCCTTGAGGCATTTACTGCGGCCAGGGTTTTGGCCCGGGCAGTGTATGCGCTTTGGGGGTAAGATCGGTTAATGCGGGCGATAAGGTCATCGGCCTGCCGGTTCCAGTTGGGATCGCCTGATCTTTTGGCAAGCTGGAAATAGAGTTCTGCGGCCTTGTACAACCCGGCCGGTGCCCAGGAATTCCCGGTAAAATCCCTGTGAATGGATTTGTATTTTTCAATGCAGGTCAGCCAGGCAGACACCTTGTTTATATCCACCGTAGAGCGTTTTAATTTTTTAAGGCAGGTATCTGCTGAAAGGTACCTCTTCTTGGCCGCATCGGCAAGGGCTGTTTCCGTGGACCAGGTAAAAAGGAAAAAGCAGATTAGAATCGGAATAAAAACGGTGAATATGCGTTTAACCCCAGGGTTCATACCTCAACCTTGCGTTTGAGTTCATTTAAAAAGTTCAGGGCGTCAAGGGGGGTCATTTGGGCGATATCCACTTTTTGCAACATTTGGCGCAGATCATCGTCCGAGGGACCGAACAGGCTCATCTGGCCACTGGTGTTTCGTTTTTTTGATCCTTTTTTCTTTTTAGCGGGCTGTACCGAAGGCGCCGGTGTCATGGGGTGGTGTTCCGCAGATGCCAGAACCGATTTGGCAAGGTCAATGATATCATCTGGAACCCCTGCCAGGCGTGCCACCTGGATGCCGTAGCTGCGGTTGGTGCCTCCTTTGACAAGGCTGCGGAGAAACACAATATTGTCGTTGAACTCCTTGACCTCAATATTATAATTTTTGATTCTGGGTTTGATTTCTTCAAGCTGGAGCAGTTCATGGTAATGGGTGGCAAAAAGGGTTTTTACCCCTTTACCATTCAGGTCATGCAGGTACTCGGCTACGGCCCAGGCAATGCTCATGCCGTCATAGGTGGATGTGCCCCTACCGATTTCATCCAGGATCACCAGGCTTTTTTCCGTGGCATTATTGACAATATTGGCGGTCTCCTCCATCTCAACCATGAAGGTGCTCTGCCCGGAGGAGAGATTGTCCAATGCCCCCACCCGGGTGAATATCCGGTCGGTGACGCAGATGGAGGCGCTGACCGCCGGCACAAAAGAACCCATCTGGGCCATGAGAACGGTTAAAGCCACCTGGCGCAACACCGTGGATTTGCCGGCCATGTTGGGACCGGTAATCAGGATTTGCTGGCACTGGGTATCGTCCAGAACAATGGAGTTAGGCACATACCGCTCACCCTGGATCAGTTTCTCCACCACCGGGTGCCTGCCGTCCTGGATATCAATACGCCGGTCATCATTGATGTCAGGCTTTGCATAGGCATTTTCAACGGCCGCTTTGGCAAGTCCCTGGACCACGTCAAGTGCGGCAATAAACTGTGCCATGATCAGGATATCCTTTGTCCGTTTGGCCACCTTTTCCCTGACCGTACAGAAAATTTCATATTCCAGCGCAGTTCGACGTTCCTGGGCATTGAATATGGTGTCTTCCACCGCTTTCATGTCCTGGGTGATGAACCGCTCGGCATTGACAAGGGTCTGTTTACGGATATAATGATCCGGTACCTGGGCAGACTGGGCTTTTGATACCTCGATGAAATAACCGAACACCTTATTATATTTTATTTTAAGCGAGGAAAGCCCTGTGTTTTCCTTTTCCTTTTTTTCCGTTTTTGCAATCCAGGATTTCCCGTCCCTGGTGATGGACAACAGTTCGTCTAGTTCCGGGCTGTATCCGTCGTTGATCAGGTTGCCTTCGTTGAGCACGTGCACGGCATCTTCCCGGATGGCTTTGCCGATTAATTGGGCCAGTTTTTCCAAGTCCCGGACCAGGTCCGGCGTCCCATCCATGCCGGTACCGTTGAGAATTGGGCTTTTAAATGTTTTGATCTGCCTGAACAAATCCGGCAGAACAGAAAGGGAATTTTTAAGGGAAAGCATGTCCCGGGCATTGCCCTGGCCCATGGATATACGAGAGCCTAACCGCTCAAGATCATATACGGATTTAAGAAGATCGCCAAGTGTCTGGTGGATGCCAGGTGCGCCAATCAATTCTTCTATGGCATGAAGGCGCTGCCGTATCAGGTCTTTGTCTACCAGAGGGTATCTGATCCACTGCTTGATCAGCCTGCCGCCCATGGCCGTCACGGTTTTGTCCAGAATGTGTATTAAGGAGCCTTTGGGGCTCTGGGTCTGGATATTTGTCAGCAGTTCAAGGTTTTTGCAGGACCTGTCGTCAATGACCATAAAGTCATTGAGGTTATATGGGGTGATTTTGTAAATATGGCTGGTGTCCGACAACTGGGTGTCCCGGACGTAGGAGATGGCCGCACCTGCTGCAGAAATACAGGCCGGCATACGTTCAATCCCGAATCCTTCAAGGCTGCGGGTGGCAAATTGCTCTGTCAGAAGCTGCCGGGCATTGTCGGGCCGGAACGTATAATTGTCCAGATAGGTGATTCCAACGTGGGACAATGCTTTTCTAATGGTAGCCATGGCCGGATCAGACTTGAAGCTGTCCGGCAGCAACACCTCTTTGGGGGAAAGTTTTAAGGCCTCGTCTAAAAGAGTGTATGGGATAACACCCGAGGTGCGTTTTACCTGGCAGGTAGTAAAGCTGCCCGTGGAGATGTCTATGCAGGCAAGACCGGAATAATCAGACGTTTTGGAGATTGCCACCAGAAAGTTGTTTGTTCCCCGGTCTAGTAGGGAATCGTTGAGGATCATGCCCGGGGTGATGACCCGGACAATCTCCCGTTTGACAAGACCCTTGGCCTGGGAAGGGGCCTCCACCTGCTCACACACCGCAACCTTGCAGCCTTTTTCAATGAGCTTGGCAATATAAAGATCGGCTGCCTTGTAAGGCAAACCGCACATGGGGATGGGGTCCGGGTCGTTTTTATTCCGGGAGGTCAGCGCGATTTCAAGGATGCTGGCCGCCTTGACGGCATCCTCAAGAAACATCTCATAAAAGTCCCCCATCCGGTAAAAAAGTATGGCGTCCTGACAGGTTTCTTTGATGGCTAAATATTGGGCCATCATGGGTGTTTGTTTCTTTTCGACCATGGATGTTCAAAAGGGGGTTAACTTCAGGCCTTTTTCTTTTCCTCGGTTGCAGCCTGCTCTTTATCTTTGCGGGCTTCTTCTTCCAGGTGTTTTTTGATGTAAGGATCGTGAATAAATATATCAAGGCGTGTCTGAAGAGAATTAATTTCTCCTTTCATGCTTTCAATCCGTTCGTCCCTTGTTCTAACCTGGCGGCGCAGTCGAAAGGCCGTGATAAGTCCGCGAATTCCTGTGATCAAAAGGCCAAGGACCAGACATAGCATCCAATAAGCCCAGTTTGGAAGTTCCATGACCGTGTAGTGCAGGGATGATATTTTAAAGTCAATGTGGAGCGCCGTACTTGCCAGAAAGTATTCTTGATTCTGAATGCCGAAAAGAGCCAAAAGCACCAGGAAAATTATAAATAATATAATTTTAAAAATTTTCATCCGTTCCCTCCGTTATAGATTTTGAGTGTATCCCTATAATGAGTGTATCCCTATAAATCGATGGTGACTATAGATCAAAATTAATTATTTATCAATTTTTCTTTTGGTTTGCAACGGCTTGAACAGTGAATGTTCGGCATTTTACAGATAAAATTTTCAACCAGGCTTTTTTCCATAGTCTAACTTTGTGGCGTATCCGGATACAAGAGATTAACCTTGGGGGCTTCATTTTTTTCAAGGTCAATGATGGCCCCTGATCCTGGTCCTGCTATGGCGCAGTTAACGACGATACTTTTATGCAGGGTTTTAAGCCCAAAATCTTCGTGGATATGGCCGCAAAGCACAAGACTCGGGGATGCGGCCTTGATAAACCGGGCCAGATTCCGGCTACCGGCATGAACTTTTTTGCCCACACGGTCACATCCCCCTTTTGGCGGTGTATGGACCACCAGCACCGTGTCCGGTTCCATGGGGCAGGGAAGGGCGGCAAGCCGGTCTTTTTCATTCAGGCAGATTCTGTTGGTAAAGGGCAAAGGCAGGGTGCCTGACGTTCCCACAAAAGAAAAGCCTTTGACCTGAAGGGGCGTTTGCGTTAGCAGTGTGATGTTGACGGCTTTTTTTATCCGGGACTCAATGCGTTTTAAATCCGTATTTCCCCGGACCGCCAGAATGGGGACCGGCAGGCTGTCAAGCTGAGAAAGGACGGTGGACCAGTTGAAGAAATGGGTCATGTCCCCGGGGACGATCATCAACTCCGGCTGGTACTGGTCTAAAATCCTGTAAATGGATTCCATATGTTCGGGTTTGCCGTGAATGTCTGCAACTGCGTATATGCGCATCGTCTCTCCAAATTAAAGGGGGCTGTAAGTAACCATAATCCTTTTTAGATATTATATGCGATTTTGCCTGCAATCACAACCTTGTTTATAAGACAGAGGCCTACCTGGTAGTTCAGGTCGGCCGGTGCATCAATATTCCACAGCACAAAGTCGGCGTTTATAAGACAGAGGCCTACCTGGTAGTTCAGGTCGGCCGGTGCATCAATATTCCACAGCACAAAGTCGGCATCTTTTCCTGTTTCCAGGCGTCCTTTGCGTTTGCCAAGTCCCAGGGCTTTTGCCCCGTTGATGGTGGCGCCGGCAAGGGCCTGTTCGCAGGTCAGTCCGAACAGCACACAGCTCATGTTCATAACCGTGGCCATGTCATACACCGGGCTTGTGCCCGGAGTCAGGTCCGTGGTCAGGGCCATGGGTACCCCAAGGCGGATAAGATCTTTCACAGGGGGGGGGACGGGTTTGTTTGAGCATGTAAAAGGCACCCGGCAGAAGCACGGCAATTACACCTGCATGGGCCATGGCCTTTGCGTCGTTAAGGAAAGGTATTCCAGATGGTCACAGGACAGGGCATTGAACTGTGCGGCAAGGGTTGAGCCGCCTGAATCCGAGAGTTGTTCGGCATGGCGCTTGACCGGCAGGTCTAAGTCTGTAGCTGCGGTAAACAGCCGTTTTGTCTGTTCTATGGAAAAGCCGATTGATTCGCAGAATACATCCACTGTACAGGCAATGCCCTGGCTTTTGATTCTGGGCAGCATGGTGTTGATGACCAGATCCACATAATCATCAGTCCGGCCTTTGTATTCCGGGGGCAGGGCATGGGCCCCGAGAAAATTCCGTTGGTCACCCGATGGCCCCGTCTTTGATGATGTTGTAGCGGCCCTGGGCCATGGTGGCAATATCTGCGTGAATAGACAGGATGTCCCAGGGTGACTGTGCATGGGTCATGGGTGTGTCTCCCCTATGAATGTTGACATTTTGGATGTAATTTTATACTGCTTGTTTATACAAGTAGATGCATTCAGTCAACAAGCCTGTCAAGCAATCATCGAGATTGCTCAGGATCACTTTACGAACGGGTCTTAAATATTTTGTCCACTTTGCTATATCCGGGAGCGTGGGCGTCCCGCCCGCATGTCCGCTAAGGAATAAAACATGATGAATGATCCTGTTCAGCTCAATGGGCAGAATTTCACCCTTGGTCAACTGATAGACATCGCCCGTGAAGGCAGAACCGCTGCCGTTTCCGTAAATTCTGAAACCCGGATTAAAAAGGCCCGGGCCCTGGTGGAAGATTGGGTTAAAAAGGGCACGTGCATCTATGGTGTGACCACGGGATTCGGGGCATTGTCCGATGTTCCCATCTCCTTTGAGGATACAAAAACATTGCAGCGCAATATTCTTGTATCCCATGCCGCAGGTGTGGGTAACTGCATGGATGATGATGTGGTCAGGGCCATGATGGCATTGCGGATCAATGACTTTTGCCGGGGCAATTCCGGACTGCGCCTTGAAACGATCAAAATCCTTGCCCATGTCCTCAATGCCGGTATCATTCCTGTGGTTCCTGAAAAAGGGTCGGTGGGGGCCAGCGGAGACCTTGTGCCCATGGCCCACCTGTCCCTGGTGCTCATCGGCGAAGGCGAAGCCTTTGTGGATGGGGTGCGCATGCCCGGCGCCCGGGCCCTGGCTGCAAAAAATATTGAACCTCTGGAACTTGGTGCAGGGGAAGGACTTGCCCTGATCAACGGGACCCAGTTCATGCTTGCTTTGGGCTGCCTTGCCCTTTATGATGCGTTAAATCTTTGCAAACATGCTGATATTGCCGCTTCCATGAGTCTTGAAACCCTGATGGGCACGCGCACCGCCTTTGATCCCCGAATTCATAATGCCCGGCCCCATTTAGGGCAGATGAAGGTGGCCTCTGATATGATGAAAATCACCCAGAATTCTGAAATCATATCCTCCCACCGGGACTGCTCAAGGGTCCAGGATGCCTATACCTTGCGTTGTTCCCCCCAGGTCCATGGCGCATCCTGGGATGCGTTTGGTTATGTGGACCGGGTGATCCGGGTGGAGATGAACGCCTCCACGGAAAATCCTTTGATTTTTCCAGAATCCGGAGAATTTCTTTCCGGTGGCAACTTCCACGGTCAGCCCCTGGCCCTGGCCTGTGATTTTTTAGGCATTGCCATTGCAGAGCTTGCCAATATCTCCGAGCGCCGGATTGAGCGCCTGGTCAATCCCCAGCTCTCAGGTCTTCCCGCCTTTCTGGTCAAGGACACAGGGCTAAATTCTGGGTTCATGATTGCCCAGTATGTCGCGGCTTCCCTGGTCTCTGAAAACAAGGTCCTTGCACATCCGGCTAGCGTGGACTCCATCCCCACCTCGGCCAACAAGGAGGATCATGTCTCCATGGGTGCCATTGCCGCCCGCAAATGTCGGGACATCGTGGAAAACACCGAACAGGTGATTGCCATTGAGCTTTTATGCGGTGCCCAGGCCATTGATATGTTCACGAACCTTAAGGCCGGTAAGGGTACCATGGCCGCCTATGAGACCATCCGCAGCAAGGTGCCCTGCATGACAAAGGACCGGTTCCTGGCAGCAGATATTGCCGTAGTTCGAAAACTTTTGCACAGCGGCCGGATTGTTCGGGCTGTGGAGGATGCCGTAGGTAAACTCTACTAGGTGTTTGAGTCTTCACTTCTCAGATATTATGATGACCTAACAACTCGAATTTAAATAATATTAATATTTATAGCCATGTAGTGTA encodes the following:
- the mutS gene encoding DNA mismatch repair protein MutS encodes the protein MVEKKQTPMMAQYLAIKETCQDAILFYRMGDFYEMFLEDAVKAASILEIALTSRNKNDPDPIPMCGLPYKAADLYIAKLIEKGCKVAVCEQVEAPSQAKGLVKREIVRVITPGMILNDSLLDRGTNNFLVAISKTSDYSGLACIDISTGSFTTCQVKRTSGVIPYTLLDEALKLSPKEVLLPDSFKSDPAMATIRKALSHVGITYLDNYTFRPDNARQLLTEQFATRSLEGFGIERMPACISAAGAAISYVRDTQLSDTSHIYKITPYNLNDFMVIDDRSCKNLELLTNIQTQSPKGSLIHILDKTVTAMGGRLIKQWIRYPLVDKDLIRQRLHAIEELIGAPGIHQTLGDLLKSVYDLERLGSRISMGQGNARDMLSLKNSLSVLPDLFRQIKTFKSPILNGTGMDGTPDLVRDLEKLAQLIGKAIREDAVHVLNEGNLINDGYSPELDELLSITRDGKSWIAKTEKKEKENTGLSSLKIKYNKVFGYFIEVSKAQSAQVPDHYIRKQTLVNAERFITQDMKAVEDTIFNAQERRTALEYEIFCTVREKVAKRTKDILIMAQFIAALDVVQGLAKAAVENAYAKPDINDDRRIDIQDGRHPVVEKLIQGERYVPNSIVLDDTQCQQILITGPNMAGKSTVLRQVALTVLMAQMGSFVPAVSASICVTDRIFTRVGALDNLSSGQSTFMVEMEETANIVNNATEKSLVILDEIGRGTSTYDGMSIAWAVAEYLHDLNGKGVKTLFATHYHELLQLEEIKPRIKNYNIEVKEFNDNIVFLRSLVKGGTNRSYGIQVARLAGVPDDIIDLAKSVLASAEHHPMTPAPSVQPAKKKKGSKKRNTSGQMSLFGPSDDDLRQMLQKVDIAQMTPLDALNFLNELKRKVEV
- a CDS encoding metallophosphoesterase family protein, coding for MRIYAVADIHGKPEHMESIYRILDQYQPELMIVPGDMTHFFNWSTVLSQLDSLPVPILAVRGNTDLKRIESRIKKAVNITLLTQTPLQVKGFSFVGTSGTLPLPFTNRICLNEKDRLAALPCPMEPDTVLVVHTPPKGGCDRVGKKVHAGSRNLARFIKAASPSLVLCGHIHEDFGLKTLHKSIVVNCAIAGPGSGAIIDLEKNEAPKVNLLYPDTPQS
- a CDS encoding amidohydrolase family protein, which encodes MPCFCRVPFTCSNKPVPPPVKDLIRLGVPMALTTDLTPGTSPVYDMATVMNMSCVLFGLTCEQALAGATINGAKALGLGKRKGRLETGKDADFVLWNIDAPADLNYQVGLCLINADFVLWNIDAPADLNYQVGLCLINKVVIAGKIAYNI
- the hutH gene encoding histidine ammonia-lyase produces the protein MMNDPVQLNGQNFTLGQLIDIAREGRTAAVSVNSETRIKKARALVEDWVKKGTCIYGVTTGFGALSDVPISFEDTKTLQRNILVSHAAGVGNCMDDDVVRAMMALRINDFCRGNSGLRLETIKILAHVLNAGIIPVVPEKGSVGASGDLVPMAHLSLVLIGEGEAFVDGVRMPGARALAAKNIEPLELGAGEGLALINGTQFMLALGCLALYDALNLCKHADIAASMSLETLMGTRTAFDPRIHNARPHLGQMKVASDMMKITQNSEIISSHRDCSRVQDAYTLRCSPQVHGASWDAFGYVDRVIRVEMNASTENPLIFPESGEFLSGGNFHGQPLALACDFLGIAIAELANISERRIERLVNPQLSGLPAFLVKDTGLNSGFMIAQYVAASLVSENKVLAHPASVDSIPTSANKEDHVSMGAIAARKCRDIVENTEQVIAIELLCGAQAIDMFTNLKAGKGTMAAYETIRSKVPCMTKDRFLAADIAVVRKLLHSGRIVRAVEDAVGKLY